ATAGCTTTCGGCTTAGCTTGTTCTTCTTTTGGTAGTCTTTTCCACTTCCTTGGGAGTAACATAAACCCAGAGGTTTTTATTCCCATGTCTTTTGGTGGTCTTCTTGGTGTGTGGCTTGGCACCTACCTAACAAGGAAGATAAATCCAAAGCCTATAAGATTTCTAATATCCTTCCTCCTGCTCTTGGTGGCAATAAACCTCATAAACAGAGGTATTAACCATGGGTAAGGTCTATCTCGTAGGGGCAGGACCTGGAGACTTGGAGCTTTTAACACTTAAAGCCTACAGGCTCATAAGGTCTGCAGATGTTATCCTATACGACAGGCTCGTAAACCCAGAAGTGCTTTTACTCGCAAAGCCTGACTGCGAGCTTGTCTATGTGGGAAAGGAGGATGGAAAACATCTCATAGAGCAGGAAAGGATAAACGAGCTTTTGCTTGAGTATGCATATAGCAAAGAGGTAGTAGTAAGGCTAAAAGGTGGAGACCCCTTCGTCTTTGGAAGGGGTGGAGAGGAAGCCCTCTTTTTGGCACAGCATGGCATAGAGTTTGAAGTGGTTCCGGGTATAA
The sequence above is drawn from the Hydrogenobacter sp. genome and encodes:
- a CDS encoding SAM-dependent methyltransferase → MGKVYLVGAGPGDLELLTLKAYRLIRSADVILYDRLVNPEVLLLAKPDCELVYVGKEDGKHLIEQERINELLLEYAYSKEVVVRLKGGDPFVFGRGGEEALFLAQHGIEFEVVPGI